CTGCAGCTGCGTGTTCTCCTCCTCCACCCGGTACGCGCCCACAAACGTGCTGTAGGCCTTATCGAAGTAATTCAGCATGCCCTGGTACAGCGGGAGGCCAGCCCGTAAAATCGTAGCCAGCACCGGCTGGTCCGTCAGCAGTTGTGTATGGGTTTCGGCCAAAGGCGTTTGTAGTGTCACGCTGCTGTAGGGCAAGGTCTTGGAGATTTCGTAGGCAAGCAACTCGCCCAGCCGCTCCAGGTTCCGCCGAAAGCGCAGGCTGTCTTTGTGTATGGAAATATCGCGGAGCTCGGCCACATAATGGTTAGCCAGCGAGGGGGTATCTGTGAGTATAGTTACGTTTATTCTTTCCATGCCCATGAGTTGTTGGCTTAAAGATACGGAAGCCACTGCGCTTGCGCTAACGTCTACCCTCATTTTATACTTTCACTCCACCGCTATACTTCGGAAACCATCAATCCTTCAAGTATAC
Above is a window of Pontibacter akesuensis DNA encoding:
- the upp gene encoding uracil phosphoribosyltransferase is translated as MERINVTILTDTPSLANHYVAELRDISIHKDSLRFRRNLERLGELLAYEISKTLPYSSVTLQTPLAETHTQLLTDQPVLATILRAGLPLYQGMLNYFDKAYSTFVGAYRVEEENTQLQINMEYLASTNLHDKILILADPMLATGRSLVKSYEGMLRHGKPKQVHFAAAIAAPEGLAYVQEQVPEAYVWLGALDSHLNDKSYIIPGLGDAGDLAFGPKV